One stretch of Harmonia axyridis chromosome 1, icHarAxyr1.1, whole genome shotgun sequence DNA includes these proteins:
- the LOC123682810 gene encoding arginine/serine-rich protein PNISR produces the protein MYSGSDSTESANYGQWPLNPAFFQNMPNEQVDWAALAQQWIQMKEAGPPIPEPKPPNNISEVKDIPQVQKKILPPINSEDNVANSSWNSAPNSVEPYDSSWNWKAQPNWEWGNPAWNPPPNTPQVVNPSPKTTLLPLPKGYTSVEAPKDNPSVSVGYTSVKSNDFGSSYSGQSASNHSRNYKAHNRRYSKVNIPKASTPSPVNIPLVPESESNNLDANKRKQLPAWIREGLEKMEKDKLKQMEKEKEKEKSTSVDDKLKEIEKEAMDMLRDTISERRRSKFDSDEEQSPKQLEEKEEPEPLNHDELIILVRRTMTEILLKVTNESIHSICTDERQRYIKKTQTLGKVTGKTNVEAKLGLGMYGSDSGSESDNSDSSRKDSDDELKNSIRRRKADFVHTEKGIEDKLQQAEKEKDNKRTKDEDEGSSENHIEEYTPEPKKEEGNSKSKDTNSKHRQSSSPSSNVSDDESSHRRSSSSRESSISRKRGHRDRSGMRGYTPEKRRKHKTKRSRSRSYERRHSSDYKYKKDRNRSDRSRRSPSRTSRSSRRSRSRSSSYRSRRSSDRSSRSKRKRSRSPFYSRSSKRSRSRSYIRSSRR, from the coding sequence ATGTATTCCGGTAGTGACTCCACTGAATCAGCCAACTATGGCCAGTGGCCCTTAAACCCagctttttttcaaaacatGCCTAATGAACAAGTGGATTGGGCAGCTTTAGCTCAACAATGGATTCAAATGAAAGAAGCAGGACCACCAATTCCTGAACCAAAACCACCCAATAATATTTCAGAAGTCAAAGACATTCCtcaagtacaaaaaaaaatattaccacCTATCAATTCTGAAGATAATGTTGCAAACTCATCATGGAACAGTGCTCCAAATTCTGTGGAGCCTTATGATAGTTCTTGGAATTGGAAAGCTCAACCAAATTGGGAGTGGGGTAATCCTGCATGGAATCCTCCCCCAAATACACCACAAGTTGTTAATCCATCTCCTAAGACTACATTGTTACCATTACCTAAAGGGTATACATCAGTAGAAGCACCGAAGGACAATCCAAGTGTTTCTGTGGGCTACACTAGTGTGAAAAGTAATGATTTTGGTAGTAGTTATAGTGGACAATCTGCTTCTAATCATTCTCGAAATTATAAAGCTCATAATAGACGGTATAGCAAAGTAAACATACCTAAAGCAAGTACTCCATCTCCTGTTAATATACCACTGGTTCCAGAGAGTGAAAGCAACAATTTGGATGCTAATAAAAGGAAGCAGTTGCCTGCATGGATAAGAGAAGGAttggaaaaaatggaaaaagacAAATTAAAGCAAATGGAgaaggaaaaagaaaaagaaaaatcaacttCGGTGGATGATAAGctgaaagaaattgaaaagGAGGCAATGGATATGTTGAGAGATACAATTAGTGAAAGGAGAAGAAGTAAATTTGATAGTGATGAAGAACAAAGCCCAAAACAGTTGGAGGAAAAGGAAGAACCAGAACCCTTAAATCATGATGAGTTAATTATTTTAGTAAGACGAACAATGACTGAAATATTGCTAAAAGTCACAAATGAATCGATTCATTCAATTTGTACGGATGAAAGACAAAGATACATTAAAAAAACACAGACCCTTGGTAAAGTTACTGGAAAGACTAATGTTGAGGCTAAGCTTGGTTTGGGAATGTATGGTAGTGATTCTGGCAGTGAAAGTGATAACAGTGATTCTTCTAGAAAAGATTCAGATGATGAACTGAAAAACTCCATTAGAAGGAGAAAAGCAGACTTTGTACACACAGAGAAAGGAATTGAAGATAAGTTACAACAAgctgaaaaagaaaaagataACAAAAGGACAAAAGATGAAGATGAAGGAAGCTCTGAAAACCACATCGAAGAATACACTCCTGAACCAAAGAAAGAAGAAGGAAATTCAAAAAGTAAGGATACAAATTCTAAACATCGTCAAAGTTCTTCTCCAAGTTCAAATGTAAGTGATGATGAGTCAAGTCATCGAAGATCTTCTTCCAGTAGGGAATCGTCCATAAGCAGAAAAAGAGGACATAGGGATAGATCTGGAATGAGAGGGTATACTCCAGAAAAAAGGCGAAAACATAAAACCAAAAGATCCCGTTCAAGATCTTATGAGAGGAGGCATTCTTCAGACTATAAATATAAGAAAGATAGGAATCGCTCAGATAGAAGTAGAAGGTCTCCATCAAGAACATCCAGATCTTCAAGAAGGTCAAGATCTAGGTCTTCTTCATACAGATCTAGAAGATCTTCTGATAGAAGTTCTAGGTCTAAAAGAAAACGTTCTAGGTCTCCCTTTTATTCTAGAAGTTCAAAAAGGTCTCGGTCAAGATCATATATAAGATCCTCTAGAAGGTAA
- the LOC123682820 gene encoding leucine-rich repeat protein soc-2 homolog gives MTQPNPASGCLSESEMPEAECSSVLENAKQKKFSSGSVGAGDLARPKVVTVKHPESNKLKPTAKKNKRIQADLDVSKEFLKCKEQNVKRLDLSKSNITQLPPTLRDLTHLAELYLYGNKLVSLPHEIGCLTSLQTLALSENALTSLPESLVSLKSLKVLDLRHNKLNDIPDVVYKLTSLTTLFLRFNRIRVVGDEIRNLNALTMLSLRENKIKELPAGIGDLIHLGTFDVSHNHLEHLPEEIGKCNNLSTLDLQHNELFDIPESIGNLEQLTRLGLRYNRLTSIPASLSNCKHMDEFNVEGNTISILPEGLLSSFTELTSITLSRNNFSAYPSGGPSQFTNVDSINLEHNSIDKIPYGIFTRAKHLTKLNMKENQLTALPLDIGTWVNMVELNLGTNQLTKLPEDIQYLQSLEVLVLSNNLLKKIPTSIGSLRKLRVLDLEENQLDQLPNEIGFLRELQRLIVQSNRLTSLPRAIGLLSNLQYLSVGENLLAFLPQEIGTLGSLESLYINDNPSLHNLPFELALCSNLQIMGIENCPLSQIPAEIIAGGPSLVIQFLKMQGPYRTM, from the coding sequence ATGACACAACCAAATCCTGCAAGTGGCTGTTTGTCTGAATCGGAAATGCCTGAAGCTGAGTGCTCAAGTGTATTGGAAAATGCAAAGCAGAAGAAATTTTCCTCAGGGTCAGTAGGGGCTGGCGATTTAGCTCGCCCTAAAGTAGTTACTGTCAAACACCCAGAATCTAACAAATTGAAACCGACTGCCAAAAAGAACAAACGAATTCAAGCCGATTTAGATGTATCCAAAGAATTCCTTAAATGCAAAGAACAAAATGTGAAACGATTGGATTTGAGCAAATCAAACATAACACAACTACCACCAACTTTGAGAGATTTGACACATTTAGCAGAACTTTATTTGTATGGAAATAAATTAGTTTCATTACCTCATGAAATCGGTTGTTTAACAAGTTTACAGACTCTGGCTTTGAGTGAAAATGCTTTGACAAGCCTGCCAGAATCATTAGTGAGTTTGAAATCTCTCAAAGTCCTAGATTTAAGACATAACAAACTAAATGATATACCAGATGTTGTCTACAAGCTGACTTCATTAACTACTCTATTCTTAAGATTCAATAGAATTAGGGTAGTAGGAGATGAAATAAGAAATTTGAATGCTCTCACTATGTTGAGTTTAcgggaaaataaaataaaggaaTTACCTGCTGGTATTGGTGATCTGATACACTTAGGAACATTTGATGTATCCCACAATCATTTGGAACATTTACCTGAAGAAATAGGCAAATGTAATAATTTGTCCACTTTGGATCTTCAGcataatgaattatttgatatccCTGAATCAATTGGAAATTTAGAACAGTTAACTAGGTTAGGACTACGTTATAACAGACTGACTAGTATACCTGCTTCCCTAAGTAACTGTAAGCACATGGATGAATTTAATGTTGAAGGAAATACCATAAGCATATTACCTGAAGGTTTATTATCCAGTTTCACAGAACTTACCAGTATTACCTTATCCAGGAATAATTTTTCTGCATATCCATCAGGGGGACCTTCCCAATTCACAAATGTAGATTCTATCAATTTAGAACATAATTCAATTGATAAAATTCCTTATGGAATATTTACACGTGCCAAGCATTTAACCAAGCTGAATATGAAGGAAAATCAACTGACTGCTCTACCTTTAGATATAGGAACTTGGGTTAATATGGTAGAACTAAATTTAGGCACAAATCAGCTGACCAAATTGCCAGAAGATATCCAATATTTACAAAGTTTGGAAGTATTAGTTCTCTCAAATAATCTTTTGAAGAAAATCCCAACAAGTATTGGAAGCTTAAGAAAGTTGAGAGTACTAGATTTAGAAGAAAATCAATTAGATCAACTTCCAAATGAAATAGGTTTTCTACGAGAACTTCAAAGACTAATTGTACAGTCGAATAGACTGACGTCTTTACCAAGAGCCATAGGACTCCTATCAAATCTGCAGTATTTAAGTGTAGGGGAGAATCTTTTAGCATTTCTTCCTCAAGAGATTGGTACATTAGGATCTTTGGAATCCCTCTATATAAACGATAATCCGTCTTTGCACAACCTTCCATTTGAGCTGGCTCTGTGTTCAAATTTGCAAATTATGGGTATTGAAAATTGTCCATTGTCACAAATACCAGCTGAGATTATAGCTGGAGGTCCCTCCTTAGTTATACAATTCTTGAAAATGCAAGGTCCATACAGGACTATGTGA